From Bacteroidales bacterium, one genomic window encodes:
- the crtI gene encoding phytoene desaturase, whose protein sequence is MKQKHVIVIGSGVAGMASAIRLAAKGFSVEIFESASQPGGKLNELRQEGFRFDRGPSLFTLPHLLDEVFSDFGKDPRDYYTYDILPVICRYFYEDGTVLDAYRDPVQLASEIETKTGEKAHKVLHFLEKSRKIYELTSNVFLFRSFHQFSTFVSRDFIKALLQWYKLDPFTTMHTRNSRIFREKHIVQLFDRYATYNGSDPYQAPATLNVIPHLEHNIGAFFPEGGMYTIIKSLRKLAEEFQVSIHTGTKVDEIILSGKKVSGVRAGNDIHPSDIVVSDADIVYTYALIKNHPIPKRFITSGRSTSALIFYWGIKGNYPELDLHNVLFSSDYQKEFEYLFRKKSITDDPTVYIFISKKRVQGDAPEGSENWFVMINTPENIGQDWDVLISHARKNILAKIERITGRRIEPQIVTESILDPRKIEEYTSSWHGSLYGAHSNSVFSAFLRHPNFSRKIQGLYFCGGSVHPGGGIPLCLSSAKLVAELVCRRER, encoded by the coding sequence ATGAAACAAAAACATGTAATAGTGATTGGTTCGGGTGTGGCGGGTATGGCATCTGCGATCAGGCTGGCAGCAAAAGGTTTTTCTGTAGAAATTTTCGAATCGGCTTCTCAACCCGGAGGAAAATTAAACGAATTGCGTCAGGAGGGCTTTCGTTTTGACAGAGGACCTTCATTGTTTACCCTGCCTCATTTGCTCGATGAAGTATTTTCAGATTTTGGCAAAGATCCCCGAGATTATTACACATACGATATTCTTCCGGTTATTTGCAGGTATTTTTATGAAGACGGGACTGTGCTTGATGCTTACAGGGATCCGGTTCAGCTGGCTTCAGAAATTGAGACAAAAACAGGTGAAAAGGCACATAAGGTGCTTCATTTTCTCGAGAAGAGCCGAAAGATATATGAACTGACCTCCAATGTCTTTTTGTTCCGGTCATTTCATCAGTTTTCCACTTTTGTTTCGCGGGATTTTATTAAAGCATTATTGCAATGGTATAAGCTCGACCCTTTTACTACCATGCATACCCGAAACAGCAGAATTTTCAGGGAAAAACATATCGTTCAACTTTTTGACCGTTATGCCACTTATAACGGTTCCGATCCTTATCAGGCACCAGCTACCCTGAATGTTATACCGCATCTTGAACATAACATCGGTGCTTTTTTCCCTGAGGGAGGCATGTACACAATTATTAAATCCCTGCGAAAGCTGGCAGAAGAATTTCAGGTATCAATCCATACCGGAACGAAGGTGGATGAAATAATTCTATCGGGTAAAAAGGTTTCCGGGGTGCGTGCGGGGAATGACATACATCCCTCTGATATTGTCGTATCTGATGCGGATATTGTATACACTTATGCTCTGATAAAAAATCATCCGATACCAAAGCGTTTTATTACCTCCGGAAGGTCAACATCGGCTCTTATTTTTTACTGGGGTATCAAAGGGAATTACCCGGAGCTTGATTTGCACAATGTTTTGTTTTCATCTGACTATCAAAAGGAATTTGAATATTTGTTCCGAAAAAAGAGCATCACAGATGATCCGACGGTGTATATTTTTATCAGCAAAAAACGGGTACAGGGCGATGCGCCGGAAGGATCAGAGAACTGGTTTGTCATGATCAATACGCCCGAAAATATTGGCCAGGACTGGGATGTTCTGATCAGCCATGCGCGCAAAAATATTCTGGCAAAAATTGAGCGGATAACAGGAAGAAGGATAGAGCCGCAAATTGTAACTGAGTCAATCCTTGATCCTCGGAAAATAGAGGAGTATACATCTTCCTGGCATGGTTCACTTTACGGGGCACATTCCAATTCAGTTTTTTCTGCCTTTTTGCGTCATCCGAATTTCAGCCGTAAAATACAGGGATTGTATTTTTGCGGTGGCAGTGTTCATCCGGGCGGAGGGATACCGCTTTGCCTTTCTTCTGCAAAGCTTGTAGCCGAATTGGTATGCCGGAGAGAACGTTAG
- a CDS encoding prolipoprotein diacylglyceryl transferase has translation MILNAVIWNANPEIFSLGTLSLRWYGLLFALGFVIGYFIFQNFFRREGISYEYLDKLLVYMAVGTIAGARLGHCFFYDPKYYLNNPLEILEVWKGGLASHGAAIGILLALWLFVRKYKFSYLWLLDRIVIPVALAGAFIRTGNLMNSEIYGVATRSTKGFIYVHDLTRQLERLKAVNSIHYRVTGDSLSNGRALPMEVQVTLGSQLRDSSSAALFAELRLREYLANNPLVEETDFYYPPDKDFRYKVEKNAKGRYVVTAYFMGVPKYPTQIFEALSYFAIFLILYGLYLKYGTRLNKGFLFGMFLMLVFTARFLIEFIKEFQSAFEANLPLNMGQLLSIPFIIAGIYFIVQSLRKKEKSVHFEENA, from the coding sequence ATGATTCTGAATGCGGTTATCTGGAATGCCAATCCGGAAATATTTTCTCTCGGAACTCTCAGTCTCCGGTGGTATGGTCTTTTGTTTGCCCTGGGGTTTGTCATCGGGTATTTTATTTTTCAGAATTTTTTCAGGAGAGAAGGCATATCGTACGAATACCTTGACAAACTGCTTGTTTACATGGCAGTTGGTACTATTGCAGGGGCACGGCTCGGGCATTGTTTTTTTTATGATCCGAAGTATTACCTGAACAATCCGTTGGAAATTCTGGAAGTCTGGAAAGGCGGTCTGGCAAGTCATGGAGCAGCTATAGGAATTTTGCTGGCCTTATGGCTTTTTGTAAGGAAATACAAATTTTCTTACCTCTGGTTGCTCGACAGAATAGTTATTCCGGTTGCCCTGGCGGGAGCCTTCATACGTACCGGTAATCTCATGAATTCTGAGATTTATGGCGTGGCAACCCGGAGTACGAAAGGATTCATTTACGTGCATGATCTGACCCGCCAGCTTGAAAGACTGAAAGCGGTAAATTCCATTCATTACCGGGTAACAGGTGATAGCCTGTCCAACGGAAGGGCTTTGCCGATGGAAGTTCAGGTAACCCTGGGGTCGCAGTTGCGTGACTCTTCCTCTGCTGCTTTGTTTGCCGAATTAAGATTAAGGGAGTACCTTGCTAATAACCCGTTAGTTGAAGAAACAGATTTCTATTATCCTCCTGATAAGGACTTCCGTTACAAAGTTGAGAAAAATGCAAAAGGAAGGTATGTCGTCACAGCGTATTTTATGGGTGTGCCAAAGTATCCGACACAGATTTTTGAAGCGCTTTCCTATTTTGCTATCTTTTTGATTCTGTATGGCCTTTATTTGAAATACGGGACCAGGTTAAACAAGGGATTTTTGTTTGGAATGTTTTTAATGCTGGTCTTCACGGCACGTTTCCTCATTGAGTTTATCAAGGAATTTCAGTCGGCTTTTGAAGCCAACCTGCCTCTGAATATGGGACAACTGCTGAGCATACCTTTCATTATAGCCGGAATTTATTTCATTGTGCAGTCGTTAAGAAAAAAGGAAAAGTCGGTTCATTTCGAAGAAAACGCTTAA
- a CDS encoding flavodoxin — MESTAAIYYRTMTGNTREAALRISELFGDRTKGCYDIVKDGFPDWEKHDILLFGTCTWDVGQLPPGWEKLEILLNNSLIQGKKIALFGLGDQGSYPDSFSDGLGILYQWFRKAGCKIYGRWPAEGYTYAFSKAEENGVFAGLVLDENQQPELSETRIKTWVEQVKKEMNREANR, encoded by the coding sequence ATGGAATCAACTGCCGCCATTTATTACAGGACCATGACAGGGAATACACGGGAGGCTGCCCTGCGGATTTCGGAATTGTTCGGGGACCGAACAAAGGGTTGCTACGATATTGTCAAAGATGGATTTCCGGATTGGGAAAAACATGATATCCTGTTGTTTGGAACCTGCACGTGGGATGTCGGGCAGCTTCCGCCGGGCTGGGAAAAGCTGGAAATCCTGCTGAACAATTCTTTAATACAGGGCAAGAAAATCGCATTGTTTGGATTAGGAGACCAGGGAAGTTATCCGGATTCCTTTTCGGATGGGTTGGGCATCCTTTACCAGTGGTTCCGGAAGGCCGGGTGCAAAATCTACGGGCGATGGCCGGCTGAGGGATATACCTACGCTTTTTCAAAGGCTGAAGAAAACGGAGTTTTTGCCGGGCTGGTTCTCGATGAAAACCAGCAGCCTGAACTGTCTGAAACAAGAATAAAAACATGGGTAGAGCAAGTAAAAAAGGAAATGAATCGGGAAGCCAACAGGTAA
- a CDS encoding cation transporter, translating into MSAHLHSSGALSGKSGVAQGRLIVVVMLNLLITLAELAGGMLANSLALVSDAVHNFGDTLSIFVAWLAGRISDRDPNVRKTYGYRRAEILSALLNASVLIVICLFLLSEGWKRLMHPESVKGGLMIWIALIGFAANFLSILLLKKEEGKSLNIRAAYLHLLGDTLSSVAVIAGGILILFFRIYWIDPVLTLFISLYILKETYEVLRQTVDILMQGTPKDLDLNHVQHVLEQVEGIANIHHVHAWNLSDREIHFECHVDLAEDIRISESEKILNQVTEILREQFGISHVTLQFEYNCCDDKQLLHSRKEET; encoded by the coding sequence ATGAGTGCGCATCTTCATTCTTCCGGTGCCCTTTCGGGTAAAAGTGGTGTGGCACAGGGCCGGCTGATTGTGGTGGTGATGCTGAACCTGCTCATCACTCTGGCGGAACTGGCAGGGGGGATGCTGGCCAACAGCCTTGCCCTTGTATCGGATGCTGTTCATAACTTCGGAGACACATTGAGCATTTTTGTTGCGTGGCTGGCCGGCCGTATCAGCGACAGGGACCCGAATGTGCGGAAGACATACGGTTATCGCAGAGCCGAGATTCTGTCGGCTTTGCTGAATGCTTCTGTTCTCATTGTAATCTGTCTTTTTCTTCTTTCTGAAGGCTGGAAGCGCCTGATGCACCCCGAAAGCGTCAAAGGCGGTCTGATGATATGGATAGCTCTGATTGGTTTTGCTGCCAATTTCCTGTCAATTCTTCTTCTGAAAAAAGAAGAAGGAAAAAGCTTAAACATCAGGGCAGCATACCTTCATCTTCTAGGGGATACCCTGTCGTCGGTAGCAGTTATTGCCGGAGGAATTCTGATTTTGTTTTTCCGCATTTACTGGATTGACCCTGTACTCACCCTGTTCATCAGTCTGTACATTCTCAAGGAGACGTATGAAGTTCTGCGACAGACGGTTGATATTCTGATGCAGGGAACACCAAAGGATCTGGATCTGAATCACGTACAGCATGTTCTTGAACAAGTTGAAGGGATAGCTAATATTCACCACGTACATGCCTGGAATTTGTCGGACAGGGAAATTCATTTTGAATGCCATGTTGATCTGGCGGAAGATATCAGGATTAGTGAGTCGGAAAAAATTCTGAATCAAGTTACGGAGATTTTGCGTGAACAATTTGGAATTTCGCATGTTACTCTGCAGTTTGAATACAATTGCTGCGACGATAAACAATTGCTGCACAGCAGAAAGGAGGAAACGTGA
- a CDS encoding SO_0444 family Cu/Zn efflux transporter, which translates to MTEWILRYLKETAVLGMEMAPYLMLGFLFAGILYVYFPREKVTRYLGGNNLRSVINAALIGVPLPLCSCGVIPAGISFYKSGSSRGSTVSFLISTPQTGVDSIMATGSLLGWAFAIVRPIVAFLTGILGGLLTNLAFRNENSKPVQKVVDLNGSEEEFHYRNKFFGMLRYAYVDFLQDIAKWLLIGLLLAGLISVLIPDDFFTRYLGNNLVSMLLILMVAVPLYVCATGSIPIAAVLMMKGLSPGAALVFLMAGPATNVATMTVIGKVMGKKVLGMYMVSIIGGALLSGILIDLLLPAQWFIMPLHHLHQAHEHGLPLWLKAGSGIVLLALTLFAIYRRYFRPNKIITTDTIEKKDEAMKELLVKVGGMTCQHCKMNVERTLKAVPGIQVAEVDLSSGKVLLKGDQIDLQAVRDGVESIGYTYEGVL; encoded by the coding sequence GTGACAGAGTGGATTCTCAGGTATCTGAAGGAAACAGCAGTGCTTGGGATGGAGATGGCTCCGTATCTGATGCTGGGTTTTCTTTTTGCCGGCATACTATATGTCTATTTTCCAAGGGAGAAAGTAACCCGCTATCTTGGGGGTAACAATCTGCGATCGGTTATCAATGCAGCACTGATAGGTGTTCCCCTGCCTTTATGTTCGTGCGGGGTAATACCGGCTGGTATTTCTTTTTATAAGAGTGGTTCATCCAGAGGGTCAACCGTATCGTTTCTTATATCGACACCCCAGACAGGGGTTGATTCCATTATGGCCACAGGATCATTGCTGGGATGGGCGTTTGCCATAGTTCGTCCTATAGTTGCCTTTCTCACAGGCATATTGGGCGGGCTGTTAACCAATCTTGCTTTCAGAAACGAAAACAGCAAGCCGGTTCAGAAAGTGGTGGACCTTAATGGATCTGAAGAAGAGTTTCATTACAGGAACAAGTTTTTTGGCATGCTCCGGTATGCTTATGTTGATTTCCTTCAGGATATTGCCAAATGGCTCCTGATAGGTCTTCTGCTGGCAGGTCTGATATCGGTTCTCATACCTGATGATTTTTTTACCCGTTATCTGGGAAATAATCTGGTGAGCATGCTCTTGATATTGATGGTAGCGGTTCCCCTGTATGTGTGCGCAACGGGATCCATACCTATTGCAGCCGTTCTGATGATGAAAGGATTGTCACCTGGTGCGGCTCTTGTATTTCTTATGGCCGGGCCGGCTACCAATGTTGCCACCATGACGGTTATCGGCAAGGTAATGGGGAAAAAGGTATTGGGTATGTATATGGTATCTATCATCGGGGGGGCCTTGCTGTCAGGTATTTTAATTGACCTGCTGTTGCCTGCCCAGTGGTTTATCATGCCGTTGCATCATCTTCATCAGGCCCATGAGCACGGGCTTCCGCTCTGGCTGAAGGCCGGTTCGGGAATTGTTTTACTGGCACTCACACTATTTGCCATCTACAGAAGATATTTCAGGCCAAATAAGATAATCACAACTGATACTATCGAAAAAAAGGATGAAGCTATGAAGGAACTTTTGGTAAAAGTAGGCGGCATGACTTGCCAGCACTGTAAGATGAATGTGGAACGAACCTTAAAGGCTGTTCCTGGCATTCAGGTTGCAGAGGTTGATCTGAGTTCAGGCAAAGTTCTTCTGAAAGGGGATCAAATTGACCTGCAGGCTGTCAGAGACGGTGTCGAAAGTATTGGCTATACCTATGAAGGGGTTTTATAA
- the gpmA gene encoding 2,3-diphosphoglycerate-dependent phosphoglycerate mutase, which yields MHKLVLLRHGESQWNKENRFTGWTDVDLSEKGIEEAKNAGRLMKEAGLTFDIAYTSVLKRAIRTLWIALDEMDMMWLPIVNTWRLNERHYGALQGLNKAETAAKHGEEKVKIWRRSYDVPPPALEKTDPRYPGNFPAYKNVPEKDLPLTESLKDTVVRFLPFWHETVASTIKSGKKVLIAAHGNSLRALVKYLDNMSDEAIVELNIPTGVPLVYELDDDLKPIKHYYLGDEEAVRKAMEAVANQGKAKK from the coding sequence ATGCACAAACTGGTATTATTACGGCATGGTGAAAGTCAGTGGAACAAGGAAAACCGTTTCACGGGCTGGACGGATGTAGATCTTAGTGAAAAGGGCATAGAGGAAGCCAAAAATGCAGGACGTTTAATGAAAGAAGCGGGGCTTACGTTCGACATTGCTTATACTTCCGTGCTGAAGAGAGCTATCAGGACACTGTGGATTGCTCTGGATGAGATGGATATGATGTGGCTTCCCATTGTCAACACCTGGCGTCTGAACGAACGTCATTACGGGGCCCTTCAGGGTTTGAACAAGGCAGAAACAGCCGCCAAACACGGAGAAGAAAAGGTAAAGATATGGCGAAGAAGCTATGATGTTCCGCCGCCAGCCCTGGAAAAAACGGATCCGCGTTATCCCGGGAATTTTCCGGCTTACAAAAATGTTCCGGAAAAAGATCTTCCTCTTACCGAATCACTGAAAGATACGGTTGTCCGTTTTCTTCCCTTCTGGCACGAAACCGTTGCTTCTACCATCAAATCAGGGAAGAAGGTTCTGATTGCAGCACACGGAAACAGCCTGAGAGCTCTTGTCAAGTACCTTGACAATATGAGTGATGAAGCCATTGTGGAATTGAATATTCCTACCGGCGTTCCTCTCGTTTATGAACTGGATGATGATCTTAAACCCATCAAGCATTATTATCTCGGAGATGAAGAAGCTGTAAGAAAAGCCATGGAAGCTGTTGCCAATCAGGGTAAAGCCAAAAAGTAA
- a CDS encoding DUF4348 domain-containing protein produces the protein MKKLIALSSVVLMLVLASCGGKATKQETTDTTNVPVEQPVDSNAVDTAAVQQ, from the coding sequence ATGAAAAAACTGATTGCCTTATCATCTGTGGTTTTGATGCTTGTTCTGGCTTCCTGCGGCGGCAAAGCTACCAAACAGGAAACGACTGACACAACCAACGTACCTGTTGAGCAGCCGGTTGATAGCAATGCTGTTGATACAGCTGCTGTACAGCAGTAA
- a CDS encoding RNA polymerase sigma factor, whose protein sequence is MEDKEIVQKILDGDHRAFEMLVEKYQEMVFRTCIGLLHNPDDADDLAQEVFVEVFESLGFFRHEARLSTWIYRIAVNKSLNHLKKIKKKSLFKSLEEIFQLGQKNDLSVSLADGADKGVEAEEQKKILEAALNKLPENQRIAFVLFRYDELPQK, encoded by the coding sequence ATGGAGGACAAGGAAATTGTTCAGAAAATACTGGACGGAGATCACCGGGCCTTTGAGATGCTGGTAGAAAAATACCAGGAAATGGTATTCCGGACGTGCATCGGATTATTGCATAATCCTGATGATGCTGATGATTTAGCTCAGGAAGTATTCGTCGAGGTTTTTGAGTCGCTGGGATTTTTCCGGCATGAAGCCAGGCTTTCTACATGGATTTACAGGATTGCCGTCAACAAATCACTCAATCATTTAAAAAAGATCAAGAAGAAAAGTCTTTTCAAAAGCCTGGAGGAAATTTTTCAGCTAGGACAGAAAAATGATCTGTCTGTTTCCCTGGCAGATGGTGCCGATAAGGGTGTTGAGGCGGAGGAACAGAAAAAAATCCTCGAGGCAGCCTTGAACAAACTGCCTGAAAACCAGAGAATAGCATTTGTTCTTTTCCGTTATGATGAATTGCCGCAGAAATAG
- a CDS encoding zf-HC2 domain-containing protein, protein MKCQEVSDYLDRYLDGQLDAGTSRMLQDHLSSCDSCRQKVERFELIMEAIEKEKKAELRPFFYTRVLNRLEAKKESEMRTGTAQRVWQPALMVLLLLLSLTIGILVGSKYSGTTYTQSTNTVISADEFYINEGRNEIETILLAEE, encoded by the coding sequence ATGAAATGCCAGGAGGTTTCCGATTATCTTGACCGTTATCTGGACGGCCAACTGGATGCCGGTACCAGCCGGATGTTGCAGGATCATTTGTCTTCCTGCGATTCCTGCCGGCAGAAAGTTGAGCGGTTTGAGCTTATTATGGAGGCTATTGAAAAGGAGAAGAAAGCAGAGCTCAGGCCATTCTTTTATACGCGGGTATTAAATAGGCTGGAAGCAAAAAAGGAATCCGAGATGAGGACAGGCACTGCTCAACGGGTTTGGCAGCCCGCCCTGATGGTCCTTTTGCTTCTGCTTTCCCTTACTATTGGTATTCTCGTGGGCAGCAAATATTCAGGTACTACATACACACAATCAACAAACACTGTAATTTCTGCCGATGAGTTTTACATCAATGAAGGCCGGAATGAAATTGAAACCATTCTTTTGGCGGAGGAATAA
- a CDS encoding periplasmic heavy metal sensor, producing MNYFSGNRILYWIIAILGVFCLSLLAGIYVHYMKGKKLYEQRVQMEQQRHRDIMNNLHLTPEQENAFNLSRDKYFHEAGAVMEQLNAKRNEYIQELTSENPDTTRLKAISEEIGVLHRNLKVLTMRHYMELRRLCNADQQKVLNEMFSRFIQNEGKHRGPGAGKWQKRTSPVDCPWFKEN from the coding sequence ATGAATTATTTTTCAGGAAACAGGATTCTTTACTGGATCATTGCCATACTGGGCGTGTTCTGTCTTTCTCTTCTGGCGGGTATTTATGTTCACTATATGAAGGGAAAGAAATTGTATGAACAGAGAGTTCAGATGGAGCAACAGAGGCATCGTGACATCATGAACAACCTTCATCTGACGCCGGAACAGGAAAATGCTTTCAACCTTTCGCGCGATAAATATTTCCATGAGGCCGGTGCTGTAATGGAACAACTGAATGCGAAAAGAAATGAATACATTCAGGAATTGACTTCCGAAAATCCTGACACAACCCGTCTGAAAGCCATTTCAGAAGAAATCGGAGTCCTTCACAGGAACCTGAAGGTTCTTACCATGCGGCATTATATGGAATTGCGGAGATTGTGCAATGCTGATCAGCAGAAGGTTCTGAACGAAATGTTCAGTCGTTTTATACAGAACGAAGGGAAACACAGGGGCCCCGGAGCAGGCAAATGGCAGAAAAGAACCTCGCCGGTTGATTGTCCCTGGTTTAAGGAAAATTAA
- a CDS encoding Spy/CpxP family protein refolding chaperone, whose amino-acid sequence MKKNVFLMLPAFLLLISAWGQVSAQPASGPGPLAWCSNLPGLTGDQEAKIKQLQTQHLKDMQAYRNQLNENRARYQTLMTAPQPDMKAINANIEERAKIRTEMEKNQAAHVQAIRQVLTDEQRVYFDQHIGKRKACNGCGYGAGCRHGFGPGPGAGAGMQHRRGAGWNQ is encoded by the coding sequence ATGAAAAAGAATGTATTTTTAATGTTACCTGCATTTTTGCTGTTAATCTCAGCATGGGGGCAGGTTTCAGCGCAGCCGGCCTCAGGTCCCGGACCATTGGCATGGTGCAGCAATCTTCCCGGACTCACCGGAGATCAGGAAGCGAAGATTAAGCAATTGCAGACCCAGCATCTGAAAGACATGCAGGCGTACCGTAACCAGTTAAACGAGAACAGGGCACGGTATCAGACCCTGATGACAGCACCTCAGCCCGACATGAAGGCTATCAATGCCAACATTGAAGAAAGGGCAAAAATCAGGACCGAAATGGAGAAAAACCAGGCAGCTCATGTACAGGCTATCCGGCAGGTGCTAACTGATGAACAACGTGTATATTTTGACCAGCACATTGGGAAACGGAAAGCTTGCAATGGATGTGGTTATGGAGCAGGTTGCCGTCATGGTTTCGGACCCGGACCTGGTGCGGGCGCTGGTATGCAGCATCGGAGAGGAGCCGGCTGGAATCAATAA